From a single Mycolicibacterium mengxianglii genomic region:
- a CDS encoding acyl-CoA dehydrogenase family protein: MDFQLSDEQELLRDTTKDLLAHSYDSERRNKVIDTDLGWSREVWSQLAETGILGLGFDPDESGQIEIMLVLTEVGRRLAPEPVLHAALAPGLVIAEVGSEEQKQLLDDVAEGRLLLAFAHFEPGMRGSTGAVATTAERDGDAWVLTGRKNPVLAGDTADKLVVTAALPDGGTGLFLVDGDAVTKHGYRTFDGQRGAQIELERSPAVVLGAAGDATAAVERALIRLQSALCAEALGAMEEALRLTTDYLKSRKQFGVTLNTFQTLTQRAADMYVSLELARSMNLYAAMSIADGVLDPTVAARTKLQIARSGRHISQEAVQLHGGIGVTAEYPVAHYAARLTAINHTLGSAEDQLGVLSGQIGNYEIATL, translated from the coding sequence ATGGACTTTCAACTCAGCGACGAGCAGGAACTGCTGCGCGACACCACCAAAGACCTACTGGCCCACAGCTACGATTCCGAGCGCCGCAACAAGGTGATCGACACCGACCTGGGCTGGAGTCGCGAGGTGTGGAGCCAGCTCGCCGAAACCGGGATTCTGGGCCTGGGTTTCGATCCGGACGAGTCCGGACAGATCGAGATCATGTTGGTGCTCACCGAAGTTGGACGTCGACTGGCTCCCGAGCCGGTGTTGCATGCCGCGTTGGCTCCGGGCCTGGTGATTGCCGAGGTCGGTAGCGAGGAGCAGAAGCAACTGCTCGATGACGTGGCCGAGGGACGACTCCTGTTGGCATTCGCTCACTTTGAGCCAGGAATGCGCGGGTCGACGGGTGCGGTGGCAACGACCGCGGAACGCGACGGTGATGCCTGGGTACTCACCGGGCGCAAGAACCCGGTGTTGGCCGGCGACACCGCCGACAAGCTGGTGGTCACCGCAGCTCTGCCCGACGGTGGCACCGGACTGTTCCTGGTCGACGGTGACGCGGTGACCAAGCACGGGTACCGCACCTTCGACGGCCAGCGTGGTGCGCAGATCGAGTTGGAGCGCTCCCCCGCTGTGGTGTTGGGTGCCGCTGGCGACGCGACGGCCGCGGTGGAACGTGCGCTCATCCGTCTCCAGTCGGCTCTGTGCGCCGAAGCGCTGGGCGCGATGGAAGAGGCGTTGCGGCTCACGACGGATTATCTGAAGAGCCGCAAGCAGTTCGGCGTCACGCTCAACACCTTCCAGACGCTGACCCAGCGCGCTGCCGACATGTACGTCTCACTCGAGCTGGCGCGCAGCATGAACCTCTATGCCGCGATGTCGATCGCCGACGGTGTGCTGGACCCGACCGTCGCCGCCCGCACCAAACTGCAGATCGCCCGCTCCGGTCGCCACATCAGCCAGGAAGCCGTCCAGCTGCACGGCGGCATCGGTGTCACCGCCGAGTATCCCGTGGCGCATTACGCGGCCCGGCTCACCGCGATCAACCACACGCTGGGTTCGGCAGAGGACCAGCTGGGGGTACTGAGCGGTCAGATCGGAAATTACGAGATCGCGACGCTGTAG
- a CDS encoding acyl-CoA dehydrogenase family protein, whose amino-acid sequence MQLALTPEEAAFRDELRTIYTTKFPEDLRERTRQGGHLSREDIVTSHKLLHEHGIAVPNWPVEWGGKDWTPTQHQIWLDEMQLASVPEPLTFNAKMVGPVIAEFGSQEIKQRFLPPTAALDIFWCQGFSEPEAGSDLASLRTTAIRDGDTYVVNGQKTWTTLGQYADWIFCLVRTDPNAPKRQAGISFLLIDLDTPGITMRPIKLIDGSFEVNEVFFEDVRVPADQLVGQENQGWSYAKFLLGNERTGIAHISTTKVRLAEVKKHARASGLLEDPLFAARLAEVENDLLALELTQMRVATGSKDGQPNPASSVLKLRGSQLQQLTTELAVEVAGPDALPFGAGDDIASPHWAQASAPHYLNYRKTSIYGGSNEVQRTIIASTILGL is encoded by the coding sequence ATGCAGCTGGCTTTGACTCCGGAGGAAGCCGCCTTCCGGGACGAACTTCGCACGATCTACACCACCAAGTTCCCCGAGGACCTACGCGAACGGACCCGTCAAGGCGGGCACCTGAGCCGCGAGGACATCGTCACCAGCCACAAGCTGCTACACGAGCACGGAATCGCAGTACCTAACTGGCCGGTCGAATGGGGCGGCAAAGACTGGACGCCCACGCAGCATCAGATCTGGCTCGACGAGATGCAGCTGGCCTCGGTGCCCGAACCCCTGACGTTCAACGCCAAGATGGTCGGCCCCGTGATCGCCGAGTTCGGCTCCCAGGAGATCAAGCAACGGTTCCTGCCACCGACCGCTGCCCTCGACATCTTCTGGTGCCAGGGTTTCTCCGAACCCGAGGCCGGCTCCGATCTGGCCTCCCTGCGCACCACGGCGATCCGCGACGGTGACACCTATGTGGTCAACGGACAGAAGACCTGGACCACGCTGGGCCAGTACGCCGACTGGATCTTCTGCCTGGTCCGCACCGACCCCAACGCGCCCAAGCGGCAGGCCGGCATCTCGTTCCTGCTGATCGACCTGGACACCCCCGGCATCACGATGCGCCCGATCAAGCTGATCGACGGCAGCTTCGAAGTCAACGAGGTGTTCTTCGAAGACGTCCGGGTGCCCGCCGATCAGCTCGTCGGGCAGGAGAACCAGGGCTGGTCCTACGCCAAGTTCCTGCTCGGCAATGAGCGCACCGGCATCGCCCACATCTCCACCACCAAGGTGCGGCTGGCCGAGGTCAAGAAGCATGCCCGCGCGTCCGGCCTGCTCGAGGATCCACTGTTCGCCGCACGACTGGCCGAGGTCGAAAATGACCTGCTGGCACTGGAACTCACCCAGATGCGGGTGGCAACCGGCTCGAAGGACGGGCAGCCGAACCCGGCCTCGTCGGTGCTCAAACTGCGCGGCAGCCAGTTGCAGCAGCTCACCACCGAGCTGGCGGTGGAAGTGGCCGGCCCGGACGCCCTTCCCTTCGGCGCCGGTGATGACATCGCCTCGCCGCACTGGGCCCAAGCCAGCGCGCCGCATTACCTGAACTATCGCAAGACATCGATCTACGGCGGCAGCAATGAGGTGCAGCGCACCATCATCGCTTCCACCATCCTCGGATTGTGA
- a CDS encoding methylenetetrahydrofolate reductase: MKFGPCGGVRPDDQCEMRPGPCAFPAIVPWSGPAPAHQGVQAPLILTDFSCTPFDPADMAATAAILAPSCDAVLVGEHQNRPDFPPTLAGRLLLDSGVAPWITLSCRDRNRIVLEQELRGLKHLGVQTVFCVTGDGRGYDVRPDVTQTFDLDGPRLLALAASLEVTAAAPETPTAPPVAGRPARLVQKQRAGARIAVLNHVPHPADVADFMKAARAEGLSIPVVAAVAVFTDTLSAAVLQGLPGLELDQRIVNEVINAPDPVEAGIEAAVAEARALLAIDGVEGLNISGLASGAGTRIGAQIKAEVGARIREEVAA; the protein is encoded by the coding sequence ATGAAGTTCGGACCCTGTGGTGGTGTGCGTCCCGACGATCAGTGCGAGATGCGGCCGGGGCCGTGCGCGTTCCCTGCCATTGTGCCCTGGTCCGGGCCCGCCCCCGCTCACCAAGGGGTGCAGGCTCCGCTCATCCTCACCGACTTCAGTTGCACGCCGTTTGACCCGGCCGACATGGCGGCCACTGCTGCCATCCTCGCCCCGTCGTGTGATGCCGTGCTGGTCGGAGAGCATCAGAACCGCCCGGACTTTCCACCTACGCTGGCCGGCCGCCTACTGCTCGACAGCGGTGTGGCCCCCTGGATCACATTGTCATGCCGGGACCGCAACCGAATAGTGCTCGAGCAGGAGCTGCGCGGATTGAAGCACCTCGGTGTGCAGACCGTTTTCTGCGTGACCGGCGACGGGCGTGGTTATGACGTCCGCCCTGACGTCACACAGACCTTCGACCTGGACGGGCCGCGGCTGTTGGCGCTGGCTGCGTCACTGGAGGTGACGGCCGCCGCACCCGAAACGCCGACCGCTCCGCCCGTAGCGGGACGCCCGGCCCGGCTGGTGCAGAAACAGCGCGCGGGTGCCCGCATCGCCGTGCTCAATCACGTGCCACACCCCGCAGATGTCGCGGATTTCATGAAAGCTGCCCGCGCGGAGGGACTTTCGATCCCCGTGGTGGCTGCGGTGGCAGTCTTCACCGATACGCTGTCGGCCGCGGTCCTGCAGGGTCTACCCGGCCTGGAACTCGACCAGCGCATCGTCAACGAAGTGATCAACGCACCGGACCCCGTCGAGGCCGGCATCGAGGCCGCAGTCGCTGAGGCCCGCGCATTGCTGGCGATCGACGGGGTGGAGGGGTTGAACATCTCGGGCCTGGCCTCCGGTGCCGGTACCCGCATCGGCGCGCAGATCAAGGCTGAGGTCGGCGCGCGTATCCGGGAGGAGGTCGCCGCATGA
- a CDS encoding class I SAM-dependent methyltransferase produces the protein MSEAMEAEFGTVAEWTAQVAADLGPAFYIPAGCRGSGSPAALDWLIEHLELAPGEVFLDSGAGVGGPAAYAEQQRSVRPVLLEPEIGACRAAGTLFGFPVVQGSAAELPFADDSFDAAWSLGVMCTMTEQLPLLTELNRVVRADGRIGLLAFVARASEPFEQPEGNNFPTADSLPKLIDHAGLRVEAWRSTADMPAIPADWQNRVESVTAELADRFGETRAWKLAEQQSERIGRLLADGTVSGEMLVLQSR, from the coding sequence ATGAGCGAAGCCATGGAAGCCGAGTTCGGCACGGTCGCGGAGTGGACAGCGCAGGTGGCCGCCGATCTCGGGCCGGCGTTCTACATTCCGGCCGGATGTCGCGGCAGCGGGAGTCCCGCGGCACTGGACTGGCTGATCGAACACCTCGAACTCGCGCCGGGCGAGGTGTTTCTCGACAGTGGTGCCGGCGTCGGTGGACCGGCGGCGTACGCCGAACAGCAGCGGTCGGTGCGGCCGGTGCTGTTGGAGCCGGAGATCGGCGCGTGCCGTGCGGCCGGCACCCTGTTCGGTTTTCCGGTGGTGCAAGGCAGCGCCGCCGAGCTGCCGTTCGCCGACGATTCCTTCGACGCGGCGTGGTCCCTGGGCGTGATGTGCACCATGACCGAACAGCTGCCGCTGCTGACCGAATTGAACCGCGTGGTACGTGCGGACGGTCGGATCGGCCTACTGGCCTTCGTTGCGAGGGCCTCGGAGCCATTCGAACAACCCGAAGGCAACAACTTCCCGACCGCGGACTCGCTGCCGAAACTCATCGACCATGCGGGATTACGCGTCGAGGCCTGGCGCAGCACGGCGGATATGCCGGCCATCCCCGCGGACTGGCAGAACCGCGTCGAGTCCGTCACGGCTGAACTGGCCGACCGTTTCGGCGAAACCCGAGCCTGGAAGTTGGCCGAACAACAAAGTGAGCGCATCGGCCGGCTGCTCGCAGACGGAACCGTCTCGGGGGAGATGCTGGTGTTGCAGAGCCGGTGA
- a CDS encoding cutinase family protein, translating to MSTFRRLLCTSAAIAATLFAVLAAAPGAAQAAPTGCPDVEVIFARGTFEPAGVGRTGDAFVNSLRNRLADKSVEVYPVAYPASLNFGRAADGVIDASNRVQDIANRCPATEIVLGGYSQGAAVNAYVTADSVPAGYALPTGLSGPMPAAVADHVAAVALFGKPSNGILNLLAREAPPIVIGAPYAGKTIDLCAPADPVCQAGSLDRGAHSLYAVNGMTDQAADFVARQLQTV from the coding sequence ATGAGTACATTCCGTCGTCTGCTCTGTACCTCCGCGGCAATCGCGGCCACACTTTTCGCCGTGTTGGCGGCTGCACCGGGTGCCGCACAAGCAGCGCCCACGGGCTGCCCGGACGTCGAGGTGATCTTCGCCCGTGGCACCTTCGAACCGGCCGGGGTGGGTCGGACCGGAGACGCCTTCGTCAATTCGCTGCGCAATCGACTCGCCGACAAATCTGTCGAGGTCTATCCCGTGGCCTATCCGGCTTCGCTGAACTTCGGCAGGGCGGCTGACGGCGTGATCGACGCCAGCAACCGGGTTCAGGACATCGCCAACCGCTGCCCGGCCACCGAAATCGTCCTCGGTGGCTACTCGCAGGGCGCTGCGGTCAATGCCTACGTCACTGCCGACTCGGTGCCCGCGGGCTACGCGCTGCCGACCGGCCTCAGCGGGCCGATGCCCGCGGCGGTGGCCGATCATGTGGCCGCGGTGGCCTTGTTCGGAAAGCCGTCCAACGGCATCCTCAACCTGCTGGCACGTGAGGCGCCGCCCATCGTCATCGGAGCGCCGTATGCGGGCAAGACCATCGATCTGTGCGCACCCGCAGACCCGGTGTGCCAGGCGGGCAGCCTCGACCGTGGGGCTCACAGCCTTTACGCGGTGAACGGGATGACCGACCAGGCCGCCGATTTCGTCGCCCGGCAGCTCCAGACCGTCTAG